One segment of Streptomyces sp. NA02950 DNA contains the following:
- a CDS encoding LVIVD repeat-containing protein, translated as MKPWDRSPHRRRYLGAAFAAIGLVASLLVAGPAAATPDPGDAPRSERVTKGQAADTRAAIENGEIPGVDEIVHSDNISHLTNIPKQDLKGTNSDLAFQGHYAFAGNYDGFVIYDISRPKTPKIVSQVLCPGAQNDVSVSGDLLFLSTDSSRNDNSCTSTTQPATEKSSWEGMKVFDISDKRNPKYVAAVETSCGSHTHTLVPERRDVYIYVSSYAPSETFPDCRPPHDGISVIKVPRRAPEKAAVVDFPVLFPDGGNPGGPTNPGVSQTTGCHDLTTFPDLELAAGACMGDGILLDIADPAKPRVIDRVEDNVNFAFWHSATFNERGTKVVFTDELGGGGAATCNDRIGPDRGADGIYDITGKGDKRKLVFRGYYKIPRHQADTENCVAHNGSLIPAKGRDIMVQAWYQGGVSVWDFTDSSRPQEIGYFERGPLSADTLVGGGAWSAYYYNGYIYSNDIAKGLDVLKIDDKRTDSARKVRLPELNVQTQPDYR; from the coding sequence GTGAAGCCGTGGGACAGATCCCCGCATCGGCGCAGATACCTCGGAGCGGCCTTCGCAGCCATCGGCCTGGTGGCCTCGTTGCTGGTGGCCGGACCGGCGGCCGCGACCCCCGACCCCGGTGACGCCCCGCGCAGCGAGCGGGTGACGAAGGGTCAGGCGGCCGACACCCGGGCCGCCATCGAGAACGGCGAGATCCCCGGGGTGGACGAGATCGTCCACAGCGACAACATCAGCCACCTCACCAACATCCCCAAGCAGGACCTCAAGGGAACCAACTCCGACCTGGCCTTCCAGGGCCACTATGCCTTCGCGGGCAACTACGACGGCTTTGTCATCTACGACATCAGCCGGCCGAAGACCCCGAAGATCGTCAGTCAGGTGCTCTGCCCCGGTGCGCAGAACGACGTCTCGGTCTCCGGCGATCTGCTCTTCCTGTCGACCGACTCCTCGCGCAACGACAACTCCTGCACCAGCACCACCCAGCCCGCGACCGAGAAGTCCTCGTGGGAGGGGATGAAGGTCTTCGACATCAGCGACAAGCGGAACCCCAAGTACGTCGCCGCGGTCGAGACCTCCTGCGGTTCGCACACCCACACCCTGGTGCCCGAGCGCAGGGACGTCTACATCTACGTCTCCTCCTACGCGCCCAGCGAGACCTTCCCGGACTGCCGGCCCCCGCACGACGGCATCTCCGTGATCAAGGTGCCGCGCCGGGCCCCCGAGAAGGCCGCGGTGGTGGACTTCCCCGTGCTCTTCCCGGACGGCGGCAACCCCGGCGGCCCCACCAACCCCGGTGTCTCCCAGACCACCGGCTGCCATGACCTCACCACCTTCCCCGACCTGGAGCTGGCGGCGGGCGCGTGCATGGGCGACGGCATCCTCCTCGACATCGCCGACCCCGCGAAGCCCCGGGTGATCGACCGGGTCGAGGACAACGTCAACTTCGCCTTCTGGCACTCGGCGACCTTCAACGAACGCGGCACCAAGGTCGTGTTCACCGATGAGCTGGGCGGCGGCGGTGCCGCCACCTGCAACGACCGGATCGGGCCCGACCGCGGTGCCGACGGCATCTACGACATCACCGGCAAGGGCGACAAGCGCAAGCTGGTCTTCCGCGGCTACTACAAGATCCCGCGCCATCAGGCCGACACCGAGAACTGCGTCGCCCACAACGGTTCGCTGATCCCGGCCAAGGGCCGCGACATCATGGTGCAGGCGTGGTACCAGGGCGGTGTGTCCGTCTGGGACTTCACCGACTCCAGCCGTCCCCAGGAGATCGGCTACTTCGAGCGCGGCCCGCTCTCGGCCGACACCCTCGTCGGCGGCGGCGCCTGGTCCGCGTACTACTACAACGGCTACATCTACTCCAACGACATAGCCAAGGGTCTCGATGTGCTGAAGATCGACGACAAGCGCACCGACAGCGCCCGGAAGGTCCGGCTGCCCGAGCTCAATGTGCAGACCCAGCCCGACTACCGCTGA
- a CDS encoding DUF305 domain-containing protein has translation MSHRRTSLRTASLTIAAATAALALALAGCDGQGGERADTGKGKGGGPAVIAPGAPGGSARTLSADEAAKAGDDDSPNSADRAYVRMMIQHHRQALVMTGLAPDRAGSGRLRRFAERIAAAQRPEIDAMKGWLTTHGGGRADGHEGHGAMPGMATPEQLDALRAAKGADFDRLFLKLMIAHHRGAVAMATDVLAKGNNVRVEEMAGDVIAQQSSEIRRMRRLA, from the coding sequence GTGTCGCACCGCCGTACGTCGCTCCGTACCGCGTCCCTCACGATCGCGGCGGCCACCGCCGCCCTGGCGCTCGCCCTCGCGGGGTGTGATGGACAGGGCGGGGAGCGGGCCGACACGGGCAAGGGGAAGGGCGGCGGTCCGGCGGTCATCGCACCGGGCGCCCCCGGTGGGTCGGCCCGGACCCTGTCGGCCGACGAGGCGGCGAAGGCGGGCGACGACGACTCCCCCAACTCCGCGGACCGGGCCTACGTCCGCATGATGATCCAGCACCACCGGCAAGCCCTGGTGATGACCGGCCTGGCGCCCGACCGGGCCGGATCGGGCAGGCTCAGACGGTTCGCGGAACGCATCGCCGCCGCCCAGCGGCCGGAGATCGACGCGATGAAGGGCTGGCTCACCACCCATGGCGGCGGCCGGGCGGACGGACACGAAGGGCATGGCGCGATGCCCGGGATGGCCACCCCGGAGCAGCTGGACGCGCTGCGCGCCGCCAAAGGCGCCGACTTCGACCGGCTCTTCCTCAAGCTGATGATCGCCCATCACCGGGGCGCGGTGGCCATGGCCACGGATGTGCTCGCCAAGGGCAACAACGTCCGGGTGGAGGAGATGGCGGGCGATGTCATCGCCCAGCAGAGCAGCGAGATCCGGCGGATGCGGCGGCTGGCGTAG
- a CDS encoding FAD-dependent oxidoreductase, whose protein sequence is MLRVAVVGSGPSGVYTAQALVQQQTVPEVTVDVLDRLPCPYGLVRYGVAPDHEKIKSLQHTLRAVLEHPRVRFLGHVPVGPPPLTPERLLGLYHAVVYCVGAATDRRLGVPGEELPGSASATEFVSWYSAHPDAPGDAFGPGDAFALGARSAVVIGVGNVAVDVARILARGAEELRPTDVPHAALGALADSRVTDVHMVGRRGPSQAKFTTKELRELGALSGAEVLVRPEELALDPAYGDPSGLPGQGRRNIEVLRAWAEREPLGRPRRIHLRFFLRPVELLGEHAVHAVRFERTAPDDGGGVTGTGVFEEIEAQLVLRSVGYRGVALPGLPFDADRGTVPNAAGRVLRGGASSSGEYVAGWIKRGPTGVIGTNRPCAKETVASLLADAEALAARPVAGDPLRELRAAGLEPVQWPGWLRIEAAEAALGETLGRPTVKIPDWTGLLGAAHGRD, encoded by the coding sequence GTGCTGCGTGTCGCGGTCGTCGGATCCGGGCCGAGCGGGGTGTACACGGCCCAGGCGCTGGTTCAGCAGCAGACCGTCCCCGAGGTGACGGTCGATGTGCTGGACCGGCTGCCGTGCCCGTACGGACTGGTGCGCTACGGCGTCGCCCCGGACCACGAGAAGATCAAGTCGCTCCAGCACACCCTGCGCGCGGTGCTGGAGCACCCCCGGGTGCGCTTCCTGGGCCATGTGCCGGTGGGGCCGCCGCCGCTGACGCCCGAGCGGCTGCTCGGGCTCTACCACGCGGTGGTCTACTGCGTCGGGGCGGCGACCGACCGGCGGCTCGGCGTCCCCGGTGAGGAGCTGCCGGGCAGCGCCTCCGCCACCGAGTTCGTCTCCTGGTACAGCGCCCATCCGGACGCCCCCGGTGACGCCTTCGGCCCCGGCGACGCCTTCGCGCTCGGCGCCCGCTCCGCCGTGGTGATCGGGGTCGGCAATGTGGCGGTGGACGTGGCGCGGATCCTGGCCCGCGGAGCGGAGGAGCTGCGCCCCACCGATGTGCCGCACGCCGCGCTCGGAGCGCTCGCCGACAGCCGGGTGACCGATGTCCACATGGTCGGCAGGCGCGGCCCCTCCCAGGCGAAGTTCACCACCAAGGAACTGCGCGAGCTGGGCGCGCTGTCCGGCGCCGAGGTGCTCGTGCGCCCCGAGGAACTGGCGCTCGACCCCGCGTACGGCGACCCGTCCGGGCTGCCGGGGCAGGGTCGGCGCAATATCGAGGTGCTGCGCGCATGGGCGGAGCGGGAGCCGCTGGGCCGGCCGCGGCGGATCCATCTGCGCTTCTTCCTGCGCCCGGTGGAGCTGCTGGGCGAACACGCGGTGCACGCCGTGCGCTTCGAGCGGACCGCCCCGGACGACGGCGGCGGGGTCACGGGCACCGGGGTGTTCGAGGAGATCGAGGCGCAGTTGGTGCTGCGGTCGGTGGGCTACCGCGGAGTGGCGCTGCCGGGACTGCCGTTCGACGCCGACCGGGGCACGGTGCCCAACGCGGCGGGGCGGGTGCTGCGCGGCGGGGCGTCCTCGTCCGGTGAGTACGTGGCGGGGTGGATCAAACGCGGGCCGACCGGGGTGATCGGCACCAACCGCCCCTGCGCCAAGGAGACCGTGGCCTCGCTGCTGGCCGACGCGGAGGCACTGGCGGCCCGCCCGGTGGCCGGGGATCCGCTGCGGGAGCTGCGCGCGGCCGGGCTGGAGCCGGTGCAGTGGCCGGGGTGGCTGCGGATCGAGGCGGCGGAGGCGGCGCTCGGGGAGACGCTGGGGCGCCCGACGGTGAAGATCCCGGACTGGACGGGACTGCTCGGCGCGGCACACGGACGGGACTGA
- a CDS encoding nucleobase:cation symporter-2 family protein has translation MTSVRPVRHPVDEIPPPGRLTALGLQHVLAMYAGAVAVPLIVGGAMKLSPADLAYLINADLLLCGIATVLQCVGLWRFGVRLPIMQGCTFAAVTPMVLIGTEGGGLTAIYGSVIVSGLAMMLLAPVFGRLLRFFPPLVTGTVILVIGLSLLPVAGNWAAGGQGAADFGAPRNIGLAAAVLVLVIAVQRFGPGFLGRVAVLVGILGGTAAAVPLGFTDFSGVGDSEWVGVSTPFHFGAPTFEAAAVVSMLIVALVTMTETTGDFIAVGEMTDRAVDGRRLADGLRADGAATVLGGVFNTFPYTAFAQNVGLVGMTRVRSRWVVAAAGGMLVVLGLAPKLGAVVAAVPAPVLGGAGLVMFGTVAASGLRTLAGVGFRDNHNLTVVAVSVGVGLLPVGVPGIYREFPDWFQTVMDSGISAGCVTAIALNLLFNHLPGGRTPATGPAPAADSAPVAADAPVLEGGGAQHTVEQTGEQRV, from the coding sequence ATGACATCCGTACGTCCCGTACGCCATCCCGTGGACGAGATACCACCGCCCGGCAGGCTCACGGCCCTGGGCCTCCAGCATGTGCTGGCCATGTACGCGGGGGCGGTGGCCGTGCCCCTGATCGTCGGCGGCGCGATGAAGCTCTCCCCCGCCGATCTGGCCTATCTCATCAACGCCGATCTGCTGCTGTGCGGGATCGCGACCGTGCTCCAGTGCGTCGGGCTGTGGCGGTTCGGCGTCCGGCTGCCGATCATGCAGGGCTGCACCTTCGCCGCGGTCACCCCGATGGTGCTCATCGGCACCGAGGGCGGCGGACTGACCGCGATCTACGGCTCGGTGATCGTGTCCGGGCTGGCGATGATGCTGCTGGCGCCGGTCTTCGGGCGGCTGCTGAGGTTCTTCCCCCCGCTGGTGACCGGTACGGTGATCCTGGTCATCGGCCTGTCGCTGCTGCCGGTCGCGGGCAACTGGGCGGCGGGCGGCCAGGGCGCAGCGGACTTCGGGGCGCCGAGGAACATCGGTCTCGCCGCGGCGGTACTGGTCCTCGTGATCGCCGTGCAGCGCTTCGGCCCCGGTTTCCTCGGCCGGGTCGCGGTGCTGGTCGGCATCCTGGGCGGGACCGCGGCCGCCGTACCGCTGGGGTTCACCGACTTCTCCGGGGTGGGCGACTCCGAGTGGGTGGGGGTCTCCACCCCGTTCCACTTCGGTGCGCCGACGTTCGAGGCGGCGGCCGTGGTGTCGATGCTGATCGTGGCCCTGGTGACGATGACCGAGACAACGGGTGACTTCATCGCGGTGGGCGAGATGACCGACCGTGCGGTGGACGGCCGGCGGCTGGCGGACGGACTGCGTGCGGACGGTGCGGCCACCGTGCTCGGCGGTGTCTTCAACACCTTCCCGTACACCGCCTTCGCGCAGAACGTGGGCCTGGTGGGGATGACCCGGGTGCGCAGCCGGTGGGTGGTGGCGGCCGCAGGCGGGATGCTGGTGGTACTCGGACTCGCGCCGAAGCTGGGCGCGGTCGTGGCGGCGGTCCCGGCCCCGGTGCTGGGCGGGGCCGGTCTGGTGATGTTCGGTACGGTCGCCGCGAGCGGGCTGCGAACGCTGGCCGGGGTCGGCTTCCGGGACAACCACAACCTCACGGTGGTGGCGGTGTCGGTCGGGGTCGGACTGCTGCCGGTGGGGGTGCCGGGGATCTACCGGGAGTTCCCGGACTGGTTCCAGACGGTGATGGACAGCGGGATCAGCGCGGGTTGTGTGACGGCCATCGCGCTCAATCTGCTCTTCAACCATCTGCCGGGCGGGCGGACCCCGGCCACGGGCCCTGCTCCGGCCGCCGACTCAGCCCCGGTCGCCGCCGACGCGCCCGTCCTGGAGGGCGGCGGCGCCCAGCACACTGTCGAGCAGACCGGGGAACAGCGCGTCTAG
- a CDS encoding helix-turn-helix transcriptional regulator produces MQTQTTPQAQVTGRSLEHPRREEIRLEDVLHALADPTRMRVVRTLAEEPVEVSCSVLDLPVSKSTTTHHCRVLREAGVIHQIYRGTAKMNALRREDLDALFPGLLDSVLGAAALQDGRVGGDRG; encoded by the coding sequence GTGCAGACGCAGACCACGCCCCAGGCCCAGGTGACCGGCCGCTCGCTGGAGCACCCGCGGCGTGAGGAGATCCGTCTCGAGGACGTGCTGCACGCGCTGGCCGACCCGACGCGGATGCGGGTGGTGCGGACGCTGGCGGAGGAGCCGGTCGAGGTGTCCTGTTCGGTCCTCGACCTGCCCGTCAGCAAATCCACCACCACCCACCACTGCCGGGTGCTGCGCGAAGCCGGGGTGATCCACCAGATCTACCGGGGCACCGCCAAGATGAACGCCCTGCGCCGCGAGGACCTAGACGCGCTGTTCCCCGGTCTGCTCGACAGTGTGCTGGGCGCCGCCGCCCTCCAGGACGGGCGCGTCGGCGGCGACCGGGGCTGA
- a CDS encoding chorismate mutase gives MNHTDASELEEQQAVVDDLDRAIAALVQQRSAAARQLGKLRGARGVPRSELARENGTLLHYRTELGPLGNRLGLLLLEMARDASRE, from the coding sequence ATGAACCACACCGACGCCTCCGAGCTGGAGGAACAGCAGGCCGTCGTCGACGACCTGGACCGCGCCATCGCGGCACTGGTCCAGCAGCGCAGCGCGGCGGCGCGGCAGCTCGGCAAGCTGCGCGGGGCCAGGGGCGTACCGCGGTCCGAACTGGCCCGGGAGAACGGGACCCTGCTGCACTACCGCACCGAACTGGGCCCCCTGGGCAACCGGTTGGGGCTGCTGCTCCTGGAGATGGCACGGGACGCCTCGCGGGAGTGA